The sequence TCTATCGTCTCAAGGAAGAGCTGCTGCGTCGCGTCAATGTCGCGATCTATCCCACGCGCGTGGAGTCCATCCTGTTCAAGGAAATCCTGGTGCAGTGATGGCTGGCCCTACCGAACAGGACAAGCTTGCCGATGAATGGGGCCTCGACGGGGTCGTGGGTGCCGATGACGTCGTCAATGACGAGGACATGACCGACGAGGAAAAGGCCGCCGCGGCCGCCGCGGAATGGGCCGCGATGATCGAGGGCACCGACGCCGCCGGCGATGGCGGTGCCGATCGCGTCCTCAACCAGGACGAAATCGACAGCCTGCTCGGTTTCGATGCCAGCGTCGGCAGCAATGTCGAACTGACGGGCGTCCAGGCGCTGATCAATTCGGCCCTGGTCAGCTACGAGCGTCTGCCGATGCTCGAAATCGTCTTTGACCGCCTGGTGCGGCTGGCGACGACCTCGCTGCGCAATTTCACGTCCGACAATGTCGAAGTCACCATGGACTCGATTTCCTCGGTGCGCTTCGGGGATTACCTCAATTCCATCCCGCTGCCGGCCATTCTGTCCGTCATCAAGGCTGAGGAATGGGAGAATTACGGGCTGCTGACGGTCGACTCCAGCCTGATCTATTCGATGATCGACGTGCTGCTGGGCGGGCGCCGGGTTGGCGGCAATATCCGCGTGGAAGGCCGCCCCTATACCACCATCGAAATGGCATTGGCCCGCCGGATGATCGAGGTGATCCTCGACGACACCCATCGCGCATTCGAGCCGGTGACCCAGGTCAATTTCAAGCTCGAGCGCATGGAGACCAACCCGCGCTTCGCAGCGATCTCCCGCCCGGGCAATGCCGCCATCCTGATCGAGCTGCGCATCGAGATGGACGACCGTGGCGGCAAGATCGAAATTCTCCTGCCATACGCGACCATCGAGCCCATCCGCGAACAGCTGCTGCAGATGTTCATGGGCGAAAAGTTTGGCCGCGATCCGATCTGGGAAGGCCACCTTGCGACCGAAATCTACGCCGCCGACGTAGAGGTCGAGGCCGTGCTGCACGAGCAGGACCTTCCCCTTTCGCGCATGCTGTCGATCAAGCCGGGCGATACGGTGATGTTCGATCGAACCCCGACCGATCCGGTACGGCTGCGCTGCGGCGATGTCGAGCTCACCGAGGCGATCATGGGCCATATCGGCAACCACGTATCCGTGCGGGTTTCCCGCCCGCTCAACCCGCCCAAGGTCACCATGGCGGCCTTCGAGGCCATCGACGAGAATATGGAAGGACGATGATGTTCGGTTTGCCCCTGGGCCTACTTGTGGAAGGCGCTGTCGCCGTTCTGCTCGCGCTGACAATCGGATACTGCATCGTGCTCAACCAGCGCCTAAAGCGGCTGCATGCCGACAAGGACGTGATGCGGCAGATGGTGGCCGACCTTGTGGGGGCGACCAACCTTGCCAATCAGGCGATCAAGGAGCTCAAGCAGACGGCCGTCGAAGCCGACCTGTCGCTCAATTCGCGCCTTGAAGAGGCCGAACGCTTCGGCATCGAGCTGGCCAACCACGTCAATGCCGGCACGGTTTTGATGGAGCGGATCGCCAAGATCACCAGCGTGGCGCGCCACAGCCAGGCCATCGAGCCGGTCGAGCAGCCCAACAAGGTGCAGTCCGCATTGGAGCAGCTATCGGCCCGCGTCCGCACTCGTGGAGCCGCCGCGTGACCCAAATCCGTCTCCTGCCGGTCGTTGTTCTGGCCATCGCCGCCTTGCTGGTGCTCAAGACCCTCGGTCTTGTCACCAATGGCGGCTATGTGCTGACCGGCATTGGGACGGTTCAGGCGTCCGGCACCGGTTCTGGCTCTGCCGCTGGAACCACGGAGACCGATTCTACGGTCACCCCGGCTGGCGAGCCCACCATCGAAGATACCAGTCCCACCATCGCCGATCCCGCGCCGACGCTTGGCGCCGAGCCCGCCGAAGCAGGCGGCCACGGGGCGCCAGCCGCTGAGGCAGCCGATGCCGGCGGTGATCACGGCGCCCCGGCCGCCGACGCGGCCGCGACGACCGAAGGGGAGGCCGATGCCGGACATGCCGCCGCGCCCGGCACCAACTGCGTGGTCTCCAATGCCTCGATTACCGACGGTGGCGAGGTGGTGCTGAACCCGGCTTCAGGAACTGCCGATGCCGGTGGGCACGGCGCACCAGCCGCCGCAAGCGAGGCCGCTCCGGAGGAAGAGCCGGTCGTCGTTCCCGAAGACAGCTTTGCTGCGCAGATGACGACCGATTGCCTGCCCTCGGGCGATGTGGTGCCGATGGAAATCAGCGACGACGGCAAGATCGTTCCGCTGGTCAGCGCCGATGGCGTTTCGGGCACCGAACAGCAGTTGCTGGAGCGACTGACCGCCCGCCGCACCGAGTTGCAGCAATATGAGCAGGATCTGGCGATGCGCGAATCCATCGTCGATGCCGCCGAGAAGCGCATCGAGGAGCGCACGGCGACGCTGGAGGCCCTGGAGGCCCAGATTTCCGCGCTGGTCGACCAGCGCGAGGAAATGGAGACCGGTCAGTTTGCCGGCATCGTGGCCATGTATGAGAACATGAAGCCCAAGGACGCCGCCAACATCTTCAACAACCTGGAAATGGATGTCTTGCTGCGGGTCGCCAAGACCATGAGCCCACGCAAGATGGCGCCCATTCTGGCCCAGATGAACGCCACCCGTGCCCAGGAACTGACGGTGCAGATGGCGGCCCTGGCCGATCGTCCTGCCTCCGAAATGACCCCTGAGGATTTGGCCGCTCTGCCCCAAATCGTTGGTCAATAAGGCTTTACCGATTGACGTAAGGCGACGTTAAGCACGGGTCGCTAGGGTGCACGGGACTATCGTGTAACCTATGCGTTTTATGTCCCCGGAGCCGAAGGCTGCGCCATGAGACGCTCCAAGTGTGTCGGGCGGGCAGAAGCCGGTGAAGACCGCGATCATCAATGGTTTGCGACGCACATGGCGCGTCGCGCTGATTGGCGCCGTGCTGGCGGCGATCAGCCTGGTTGCGCCTGCCCAGGCCGTTGAGCAGGGGCAGCTTTTCGCCACCCAGGAAGATGGTTACGCCCGGCTGATCCTGAGCTTTCCAGGTCGCGACGACCTGCCCCAATACAAGATGCGCATCGAGAATGGTGTGCTGTCGCTCGAATTCGATGAGCAGGTGTCGATCATCCTTCCCGATGTCGGCACCACGATGGCCGACTATCTCTCGGTGGCGCGCGTTGATCCGGACGGGAAGGGCCTTCGCCTGGGCCTGCGTTCCGCATTCAACTTCAACCGCATCGAAGCTGGCGAAAAGCTGTTCATCGACCTGATGCCTCAGACCTGGCAGGGCATGCCGCCGGCGCTGCCGCAGGACATTATCGACGAGCTGGCCGAGCGCGCTCGACTGGCCGCCATTGCCGCCGAGCGCGAGCGCAAGGCCGCCGATGTAGTCGACCTCGATCCGAAAGCCACATTGCGGGTGGGGCGCAATCCCACTTTTATGCGCCTCCAGTTCGACTGGACTGTTCCGACCACGGCCGAATATGTCCAGGAGGGAACCACCAGCCACATTGCGTTCGAATGGCCGGTCGGCGTGGACCTGCGGGACCTCACGGCCGATCTGCCGCCGGAGATCGCCACGGTCGAGAATTCGGTCACCCCTGACGGCTCGCTGGTCACGCTTGCGCTGGCCGAGGGCGTCACTCCGAGATTTTACGAGAATTCGCCGCGTCAGTTCATTCTCGATGTCGACATTGCCGGTGTTGGCTTGCCGAGCTTCACCGCCGCCAGCTTGGTGGACGATGTCGCGCCGGACGAGCATGCTGCGGCACACGAAGATCCTGCCGACCCGCAGGTCGACAAGCTGTTCCCGCAGAATACGGCCAGCGCCATCACGCCGTTTGTCAGCGTTCTCGGCTCGACAGTCCGGGTCGTGTTTCCGTTCGAGCAGGATACGCCGGCCGCCGTGTTTCGCCGCGGCGATACGCTGTGGATGATGTTCGACAGCGTGTCGGGCATCCTGCCGCCCGAGCACTCTAACGAGCTCGACGCGCTTGCCAGCGAGTTTTCCATCGTTGCCTCGGGCGACACTCAGGTGGTGCGCGTCGATCTCTCCCAGGATCGGTTGGCTACCCTGGGGTCGGAAGGCATGGCCTGGGTGCTCTCGCTGGGCGACATCATGCTCACGCCGACCGAGCCGATCGAACTGAGCCGTCGCCGCGACATCGAGGGGAACTTCGAGGTTGTGGCCGATGTTGCCCGACCCGCCCGTGTGCACGAATTCCGGGATCCGATGGTCGGGGACCTGCTCAAGGTGGTCACGGCCTATCCGCCGGCACGCGGGGTTACCCGGACGCTGGACTATGTCGACTTCTCGGCGCTGCGCAGTGTGCATGGCCTGGTCATCAAGCCCGAAACGCCCGAACTCGATCTGGCCATCGAGAACGACCTGGCCGTCATGTCGACTTCGGGTGGCCTGACCGTGTCGGCCATCGATACGCCGCGTACGCTGGGCAACGGTATTACCGAAAGCCTGCGCGGCAGCTATGTCGACCTGGCGAGCCTGGAAGAGAAGGACTATGGCGCCTTCGCTGCGCATATCGAGGACCTTCTGGCCAAGGCGGCTGGTGGCGAGGGTCGGGACCGTGACGTGGCCCGCCTCGACCTGGCGCAGTATTATGTCGCCAATCGCTTTGCCCACGAGGCACTCGGCGTGCTCAAGGTGCTTGAGGCCGACCTGAAGGCGGAAGACCTCACCCGCAAGGTGCGCATCACCAAGGCCATAGCCGAGACGCTGGCGTCGCGTCCTGCCGACGCGCTGCGCATTCTCAACGCCTCCTCGGTCGGCCAGGAACTCGATGCGCTGTTGTGGCGCACCATTGCCCGGGCCGATGCCTACGATTTCAAGGGCGCCAGCTCCGACGCAAACGAGGCCACCGGCATCGTCGAGAACTATCCAGTCTGGGTCCGCAACAAATTCTACTTCGCGGCCTTGCGCTCGGCGGTGGAAACCAACGACCTGCCGCGGGCGGAGCGCTTCCTCGACGACATCGATTTTGCCAGCCTCGATCCGGAGGAATCGAGCCTCTATCACCTGCTGTCCGGCCGGATTGATGAAGGCCACGACCGTATTTCGGAGGCCCTCGATACCTATGGCCAGGTGATCGCCGCCGATATCCGGCCGACCCGCGCCGAGGCCATCTACCGTACGCTGCGCCTGCTGGACGAGCAGGGCAAGCTGGACCTCGCCAAGGCTGCCCACACGCTGTCGGCCGAAGCCTTGCTGTGGCGTGGCAATGCGCTCGAGGCGGACATGCAGACCATGCTGGCCGACTTCTACTTCCGCGCTGGGGACTACCGCAGCGGTTTCGAGACGGTGCGGCAGGCGGTCGCCAATTACCCTGAGAGCCCCCCGGTCAACGCGATGCGCGATGAAGCGCAGCGGATGTTCAGCGAACTGTTCTTGAACGGCGCCGCCGACTCGCTCGGGCCAATCGATGCGCTCAGCCTGTTTTACGATTTCCGCCAGCTCACGCCGCCTGGATCGCGTGGTGACGAGATGATCCGCAACCTGGCGCGCCGCCTGGTGCGGATGGACCTGCTGCCGCAGGCTGCCGAACTGCTCGAATATCAGCTCGACAACCGCCTGACCGGGGTGGCCCGTACGCAGATCGCGGCTGACCTTGCCATCATCTACCTTGCCGACCGCAAGCCGCAGGAAGCGTTGCGCGTGCTCAATACCACCCGTCTGCCCGACCTGCCGGAGACCCTGCTGCGCCAGCGGCGTGTACTGGAGGCGCGCGCCATGATCGACGGCGGCCGCGACCAGCTGGCGCTTGACCTGTTACGTGACATGGATGGACAGGATGTGACGCTGCTGCGCATCGACGCGCACTGGAAGGCCAAGCGTTACGAGCAGGCCAGCGAGATGCTGGAAGCCCTTTATGCCGGCCAGCCCGGCGGAGCGCCGCTCGACCAGCCGACGCGCATGGGATTGATCAAGGCCGCTGTCGGCTTTGCCCTGGCCGGCGACAGCTTCGGCCTCTCGCGCCTGCGGTCCAAGTTCGGCGACGCCATGGTGGTTACGCCCGAATGGCCGATCTTCGACCTGGTGACCGGGCAGGTTGCCGTCACCAGCCTTGAATTCAAGGCCGTGGCCAACCAGGTCGCCGATGTCGGTGGCATCAACGCCTTCCTGACCTCATACCGCGACACCTATGCCGGCGAAGGTGCCCTGGCGCCACTCACGGCGACCGAGCCCAGTGCGGGAATGGCCAGCGCGCAGTAGCTATCCGCCGCCGCCACCAACAAAGCTGCGGACAAGCGAGCCGGCGACCAGGTACCAGCCGTCGACGAGCACAAAGAAAATCAGCTTGAACGGCAGCGAGATCACCACCGGTGGCAGCATCATCATGCCCATGCTCATCAGCACCGAGGCGACGACCATGTCGATGACCACGAAGGGCAGAAACAGCAGGAAGCCAATCTCGAAGGCGCGGCGCAGCTCCGATATCATGAAGGCCGGGATCAGCAGCTGCAGGGGGATTGCCTCCGGGTCCTCGGGAATGGG comes from Devosia oryziradicis and encodes:
- the fliM gene encoding flagellar motor switch protein FliM → MAGPTEQDKLADEWGLDGVVGADDVVNDEDMTDEEKAAAAAAEWAAMIEGTDAAGDGGADRVLNQDEIDSLLGFDASVGSNVELTGVQALINSALVSYERLPMLEIVFDRLVRLATTSLRNFTSDNVEVTMDSISSVRFGDYLNSIPLPAILSVIKAEEWENYGLLTVDSSLIYSMIDVLLGGRRVGGNIRVEGRPYTTIEMALARRMIEVILDDTHRAFEPVTQVNFKLERMETNPRFAAISRPGNAAILIELRIEMDDRGGKIEILLPYATIEPIREQLLQMFMGEKFGRDPIWEGHLATEIYAADVEVEAVLHEQDLPLSRMLSIKPGDTVMFDRTPTDPVRLRCGDVELTEAIMGHIGNHVSVRVSRPLNPPKVTMAAFEAIDENMEGR
- a CDS encoding DUF6468 domain-containing protein, translated to MFGLPLGLLVEGAVAVLLALTIGYCIVLNQRLKRLHADKDVMRQMVADLVGATNLANQAIKELKQTAVEADLSLNSRLEEAERFGIELANHVNAGTVLMERIAKITSVARHSQAIEPVEQPNKVQSALEQLSARVRTRGAAA
- a CDS encoding MotE family protein, giving the protein MTQIRLLPVVVLAIAALLVLKTLGLVTNGGYVLTGIGTVQASGTGSGSAAGTTETDSTVTPAGEPTIEDTSPTIADPAPTLGAEPAEAGGHGAPAAEAADAGGDHGAPAADAAATTEGEADAGHAAAPGTNCVVSNASITDGGEVVLNPASGTADAGGHGAPAAASEAAPEEEPVVVPEDSFAAQMTTDCLPSGDVVPMEISDDGKIVPLVSADGVSGTEQQLLERLTARRTELQQYEQDLAMRESIVDAAEKRIEERTATLEALEAQISALVDQREEMETGQFAGIVAMYENMKPKDAANIFNNLEMDVLLRVAKTMSPRKMAPILAQMNATRAQELTVQMAALADRPASEMTPEDLAALPQIVGQ
- a CDS encoding tetratricopeptide repeat protein, which produces MKTAIINGLRRTWRVALIGAVLAAISLVAPAQAVEQGQLFATQEDGYARLILSFPGRDDLPQYKMRIENGVLSLEFDEQVSIILPDVGTTMADYLSVARVDPDGKGLRLGLRSAFNFNRIEAGEKLFIDLMPQTWQGMPPALPQDIIDELAERARLAAIAAERERKAADVVDLDPKATLRVGRNPTFMRLQFDWTVPTTAEYVQEGTTSHIAFEWPVGVDLRDLTADLPPEIATVENSVTPDGSLVTLALAEGVTPRFYENSPRQFILDVDIAGVGLPSFTAASLVDDVAPDEHAAAHEDPADPQVDKLFPQNTASAITPFVSVLGSTVRVVFPFEQDTPAAVFRRGDTLWMMFDSVSGILPPEHSNELDALASEFSIVASGDTQVVRVDLSQDRLATLGSEGMAWVLSLGDIMLTPTEPIELSRRRDIEGNFEVVADVARPARVHEFRDPMVGDLLKVVTAYPPARGVTRTLDYVDFSALRSVHGLVIKPETPELDLAIENDLAVMSTSGGLTVSAIDTPRTLGNGITESLRGSYVDLASLEEKDYGAFAAHIEDLLAKAAGGEGRDRDVARLDLAQYYVANRFAHEALGVLKVLEADLKAEDLTRKVRITKAIAETLASRPADALRILNASSVGQELDALLWRTIARADAYDFKGASSDANEATGIVENYPVWVRNKFYFAALRSAVETNDLPRAERFLDDIDFASLDPEESSLYHLLSGRIDEGHDRISEALDTYGQVIAADIRPTRAEAIYRTLRLLDEQGKLDLAKAAHTLSAEALLWRGNALEADMQTMLADFYFRAGDYRSGFETVRQAVANYPESPPVNAMRDEAQRMFSELFLNGAADSLGPIDALSLFYDFRQLTPPGSRGDEMIRNLARRLVRMDLLPQAAELLEYQLDNRLTGVARTQIAADLAIIYLADRKPQEALRVLNTTRLPDLPETLLRQRRVLEARAMIDGGRDQLALDLLRDMDGQDVTLLRIDAHWKAKRYEQASEMLEALYAGQPGGAPLDQPTRMGLIKAAVGFALAGDSFGLSRLRSKFGDAMVVTPEWPIFDLVTGQVAVTSLEFKAVANQVADVGGINAFLTSYRDTYAGEGALAPLTATEPSAGMASAQ